From Flavipsychrobacter sp., a single genomic window includes:
- a CDS encoding fumarate reductase/succinate dehydrogenase flavoprotein subunit: protein MALNSKIPQGPLDAKWTTYKSTCKLVNPANKRNLEVIVVGTGLAGASAAASLGEMGYKVKAFCFQDSPRRAHSIAAQGGINAAKNYQNDGDSTYRLFYDTVKGGDYRAREGNVHRLAEVSANIIDQCVAQGVPFAREYGGLLSNRSFGGVQVQRTFYAAGQTGQQLLIGAYQGLERQVALGNVVQYSRHEMLEVVKVDGKARGIIARNLVTGELERHFGHAVLLCTGGYGNVFYLSTNAMGSNVTAAWKAHKKGAYFGNPCYTQIHPTCIPVSGDHQSKLTLMSESLRNDGRIWVPKKKDDNRKANDIPEEERDYYLERRYPAFGNLVPRDVASRAAKERCDAGYGVGTTKQAVYLDYSSAIERYGKSEANKLGLHNASADKIQELGKGVVEAKYGNLFEMYEKITGENPYEVPMRIYPAVHYTMGGLWVDYELMTTVEGLYALGEANFSDHGANRLGASALMQGLADGYFVIPYTLGNYLANEIRTKAISTDHEAFVEAEKSVKERIDKLLSIKGKESVESFHKRLGKIMWNKCGMARNEKDLKEAIEEIKALRKEFWSNVFVPGSNDEFNPELDKAGRVADFLELGELMCQDALNRNESCGGHFREEYQTEEGEALRRDEEYMYVAAWEYKGESNFELHKESLDYEVVKPTQRSYK, encoded by the coding sequence ATGGCACTTAATTCAAAAATACCTCAAGGCCCATTAGATGCTAAATGGACTACATATAAATCAACTTGTAAGTTAGTTAACCCTGCAAATAAGCGTAACCTAGAGGTTATTGTTGTGGGAACTGGTCTTGCTGGTGCATCTGCAGCAGCCTCGCTTGGTGAAATGGGGTATAAAGTAAAAGCATTTTGTTTCCAAGATAGTCCTCGTCGTGCACACTCTATTGCGGCACAAGGAGGTATAAATGCAGCAAAGAACTATCAAAATGATGGTGATAGTACTTATCGTCTATTTTATGATACTGTAAAAGGTGGTGATTATAGAGCGAGAGAAGGTAACGTGCATAGATTGGCAGAGGTTAGTGCTAATATTATAGATCAGTGTGTAGCACAAGGTGTTCCTTTTGCTCGTGAGTATGGTGGTTTGCTTAGCAACCGTTCATTTGGTGGTGTACAGGTACAACGTACCTTCTATGCAGCTGGTCAAACTGGACAACAGTTATTGATAGGAGCTTATCAAGGGTTAGAGCGTCAGGTGGCTTTAGGTAATGTGGTTCAATATTCTCGCCATGAGATGTTGGAAGTAGTAAAGGTTGACGGTAAGGCGCGTGGTATTATAGCTCGTAACTTAGTTACTGGTGAGTTAGAACGTCACTTCGGTCATGCGGTGCTATTATGTACTGGTGGTTATGGTAATGTTTTCTATCTATCTACCAATGCAATGGGTAGCAACGTAACTGCTGCTTGGAAGGCACACAAAAAAGGTGCTTATTTCGGAAACCCTTGTTATACACAAATTCACCCAACTTGTATTCCTGTAAGTGGTGACCACCAGTCTAAGTTGACTCTTATGTCAGAGTCTCTAAGAAATGATGGTCGTATATGGGTGCCTAAGAAAAAAGACGATAATCGTAAAGCAAACGATATTCCTGAAGAAGAAAGAGATTACTACTTAGAAAGAAGATATCCTGCATTTGGTAACCTTGTACCACGTGATGTTGCTAGCCGTGCTGCTAAAGAGCGTTGTGATGCTGGTTATGGGGTAGGTACTACTAAGCAAGCCGTATATCTAGATTACTCTTCAGCTATTGAAAGATATGGTAAGAGTGAAGCCAACAAGCTAGGGCTACATAACGCTAGTGCAGATAAAATACAAGAATTAGGTAAAGGTGTAGTAGAAGCCAAGTATGGTAATCTTTTCGAAATGTATGAAAAGATAACAGGTGAAAACCCATACGAGGTACCTATGCGTATTTACCCTGCGGTTCACTACACAATGGGTGGGCTATGGGTAGACTATGAGTTGATGACGACAGTTGAAGGGCTATATGCATTGGGTGAGGCTAACTTTAGCGACCACGGTGCTAACCGCCTTGGTGCATCTGCATTAATGCAAGGTCTTGCTGATGGTTATTTTGTTATTCCTTATACATTAGGTAACTACCTAGCCAACGAAATACGTACCAAAGCTATTTCTACTGACCATGAGGCTTTTGTAGAAGCTGAAAAGTCAGTTAAGGAGCGCATTGATAAATTGTTGAGCATTAAGGGTAAAGAAAGTGTAGAGAGTTTCCACAAACGTTTAGGTAAAATCATGTGGAATAAATGTGGTATGGCCCGTAATGAGAAAGACCTGAAAGAGGCTATAGAAGAAATAAAAGCACTGCGTAAAGAATTCTGGAGCAATGTATTTGTTCCTGGTTCTAACGATGAGTTTAATCCGGAATTGGATAAAGCAGGCCGTGTTGCTGATTTCCTAGAGCTAGGTGAACTAATGTGCCAAGATGCTTTGAACAGAAATGAAAGTTGTGGAGGTCATTTCCGTGAAGAATATCAAACAGAAGAAGGTGAGGCACTACGTCGCGATGAGGAATATATGTATGTAGCCGCATGGGAGTATAAAGGAGAGAGCAATTTTGAGTTACATAAAGAGTCTTTAGACTATGAAGTTGTGAAGCCGACTCAACGTAGTTATAAGTAA
- a CDS encoding succinate dehydrogenase/fumarate reductase iron-sulfur subunit: MEHYNMNLTLKVWRQRNNKEKGSFETHQVKDISSEMSFLEMFDVLNEQLVSEGKEPIAFDHDCREGICGMCSMHINGRAHGPWSKNTTCQLHMREYKDGDTIVVEPFRADGFPVIKDLVVDRTGLDRIIQAGGYISVNTGNAVDANALPIEKHMADEAFASAACIGCGACVAACPNASAMLFTSAKVSHLAMLPQGDPERKNRVVDMVQQMDKEGFGGCTNIGACEAECPKGISIENIARLNREYISAMLDGGAENSLR, translated from the coding sequence ATGGAACATTACAATATGAATTTGACGTTGAAAGTATGGCGTCAAAGAAACAACAAAGAGAAAGGTAGTTTCGAAACACATCAGGTTAAGGATATTTCTTCTGAGATGTCTTTCTTAGAGATGTTTGATGTATTGAATGAACAATTAGTTTCTGAAGGTAAAGAACCTATCGCTTTCGACCACGATTGTCGTGAGGGTATATGTGGTATGTGTAGTATGCATATCAATGGCCGTGCACATGGTCCTTGGTCTAAAAATACTACTTGTCAGCTGCACATGAGAGAGTATAAGGATGGTGATACCATTGTTGTTGAGCCTTTCCGTGCTGATGGCTTTCCTGTAATTAAGGACTTGGTAGTTGACCGTACAGGGCTTGACCGTATTATACAAGCAGGAGGTTATATCTCAGTTAATACAGGTAATGCTGTTGATGCCAATGCATTGCCTATAGAAAAACATATGGCGGATGAAGCATTTGCTTCTGCGGCATGTATTGGTTGTGGTGCTTGTGTGGCAGCATGTCCTAATGCTTCGGCAATGCTTTTCACTTCAGCAAAAGTATCTCATTTGGCTATGTTGCCGCAAGGAGATCCGGAGCGTAAAAACCGTGTTGTGGATATGGTACAACAAATGGATAAAGAAGGCTTTGGTGGCTGTACTAATATTGGCGCATGTGAGGCTGAATGCCCTAAGGGTATTTCAATAGAGAACATAGCAAGATTAAATAGAGAATATATATCTGCTATGCTCGACGGTGGTGCTGAAAATTCACTTAGATAA
- a CDS encoding DUF4105 domain-containing protein gives MRLRLVIYCLLLSMPLMAQQDSIVERQSSGLRVSLLTCGPGFGEVWEVFGHAAIRVIDSTHGIDYVYNYGTFNFGPDFIPQFVRGKLLYYVNINTYQGFIQEYVYANRSVEEQVLNIGDNDKEEIYAYLNWNAREENKYYKYDFFFDNCATRLRDVFEESLGNSFEWGNALPDGQQMSYRDIMNQYFYSKHWERFGVNLLLGSPTDSIMTNRGIMYLPDYLRNALAGARVHGEKITSKTELVLKGGGMEPVGVNWPFILVIGLLSLTMLGLSIGSMSTLGNIMSFLLLFVSGALGCIMLLMWLATDHQACQYNYNILWALPTNLLLAFQTKRGKNKYAYLAIGLLIMSLLLHVVGIQKMALLEFSPLLLSLVFIYGSIIRKNRK, from the coding sequence ATGAGATTACGTTTAGTTATTTATTGTTTACTGCTTTCAATGCCTTTGATGGCACAGCAAGACTCCATTGTAGAGCGACAAAGTAGTGGTTTACGTGTTAGCCTTCTTACATGTGGCCCTGGTTTTGGAGAGGTTTGGGAAGTGTTTGGTCATGCTGCAATACGTGTCATTGACAGCACTCATGGTATTGATTACGTGTATAACTATGGTACATTTAATTTCGGACCTGATTTTATACCTCAATTTGTAAGAGGAAAGTTGCTTTACTACGTTAACATTAATACCTATCAAGGTTTTATACAGGAGTATGTATATGCAAACAGGAGTGTGGAAGAGCAAGTGCTTAATATTGGTGATAATGATAAAGAGGAGATCTACGCTTATTTAAACTGGAATGCAAGAGAGGAGAATAAGTACTATAAGTATGATTTCTTTTTTGATAATTGCGCCACAAGGTTAAGAGATGTCTTTGAAGAGTCCTTAGGGAATAGTTTTGAATGGGGGAATGCGTTGCCAGATGGTCAGCAAATGAGCTATAGAGATATAATGAACCAATATTTTTATAGTAAGCATTGGGAACGTTTTGGTGTTAACCTGCTATTGGGTAGTCCTACAGATAGTATTATGACTAATAGGGGGATTATGTATCTGCCAGATTATTTGAGAAATGCTCTTGCTGGAGCAAGAGTACATGGTGAAAAAATAACTTCTAAGACAGAGTTGGTTTTGAAGGGTGGTGGAATGGAGCCTGTGGGAGTGAACTGGCCATTTATATTAGTAATAGGGTTACTATCCTTAACAATGCTAGGCCTGTCTATAGGTTCAATGTCTACCTTAGGAAATATTATGAGCTTTTTATTATTGTTTGTTTCAGGTGCATTGGGTTGCATCATGTTGTTGATGTGGTTGGCAACAGATCATCAGGCTTGTCAGTATAACTATAATATACTTTGGGCACTACCAACTAACTTGTTGTTAGCATTTCAAACTAAAAGAGGTAAAAACAAGTATGCGTATCTAGCGATTGGGTTGTTAATAATGTCACTATTATTACATGTGGTAGGTATACAGAAGATGGCATTATTGGAATTTTCTCCGCTTCTTTTAAGCTTGGTGTTTATATACGGTTCTATCATTAGGAAAAATAGAAAATAA
- a CDS encoding alpha/beta hydrolase: MSRSLIKISSKYCNNLAYYKQGKGQAVLFIHGFPEDASIWFGVMDKLEDKYTLLAIDLPGVGNSIAALGELSMESMATCIYDVLANEDVETAVIVGHSMGGYVALAFAEFFEDRLQGMSMVHSTASQDTGEKLSNRKKAIAIIEKGGKEIFVKQMVVNLFSKVFVVNNEALINAQIDKALNIKAESLIAFYNAMIKRSDRSDILLNKAFPIQWVMGVDDMVTPSKNTMQHCISANVNFVSLYQDCAHMCMVEKEDELYKDLSAFLEYCYQ, encoded by the coding sequence TTGTCTAGAAGTCTAATCAAGATATCTTCCAAGTATTGTAATAACCTAGCATATTATAAGCAAGGTAAGGGGCAAGCTGTGCTTTTTATACATGGTTTTCCTGAAGATGCAAGTATATGGTTTGGTGTTATGGATAAGTTAGAAGATAAATACACCTTATTAGCTATTGACTTACCTGGTGTAGGAAATAGCATTGCAGCTTTAGGTGAGCTTAGTATGGAATCTATGGCAACGTGTATTTATGATGTTTTAGCCAATGAAGATGTGGAAACAGCGGTTATTGTAGGCCATTCTATGGGAGGATATGTAGCATTAGCTTTTGCTGAGTTTTTTGAGGATAGATTGCAAGGGATGTCAATGGTTCATTCTACGGCGTCGCAAGACACAGGAGAAAAGCTAAGTAATAGGAAAAAGGCTATTGCGATCATTGAAAAAGGAGGTAAAGAGATATTTGTGAAGCAAATGGTGGTAAACTTATTCTCTAAGGTCTTTGTTGTAAATAATGAGGCGTTGATAAATGCGCAAATTGATAAGGCATTAAACATAAAAGCAGAGAGTTTGATAGCTTTTTACAATGCCATGATAAAACGCTCAGATAGGTCGGATATATTGCTGAATAAAGCTTTCCCGATACAATGGGTTATGGGTGTGGACGATATGGTAACACCGTCAAAAAACACGATGCAACATTGTATCTCTGCAAACGTTAACTTTGTAAGCCTATACCAAGACTGCGCGCACATGTGCATGGTGGAAAAGGAAGACGAACTATATAAAGACCTATCTGCTTTTTTAGAGTATTGTTACCAATAA